From the Thermococcus guaymasensis DSM 11113 genome, one window contains:
- the pfdA gene encoding prefoldin subunit alpha: MAENAKKKELEKLAYEYQLLQAQAQLLAQNLELLTLAENELKGLRETLIGLKDVQSENQEVLIPIGGGSFLKGTIADKERAVISMGAGYSAEMPIESAIELIDRRINEYEVAIQRTHEALRKIEEQLQELARRAQSLEG; the protein is encoded by the coding sequence ATGGCGGAGAACGCGAAGAAGAAAGAGCTCGAGAAGCTCGCATACGAGTACCAGCTTCTCCAGGCTCAGGCTCAGCTTCTGGCCCAGAACCTCGAACTTTTAACCCTCGCAGAGAACGAGCTGAAGGGCCTTAGGGAGACCCTCATTGGGCTGAAAGATGTACAGTCTGAGAACCAGGAGGTGCTCATACCCATAGGAGGCGGATCCTTCCTCAAGGGCACCATAGCCGATAAAGAGCGGGCAGTCATTAGCATGGGGGCCGGCTATTCAGCAGAGATGCCCATCGAGAGTGCCATAGAGCTCATTGACAGGAGAATCAATGAGTACGAGGTCGCTATCCAGAGGACTCATGAGGCCCTCAGAAAGATCGAAGAGCAGCTCCAAGAGTTGGCCAGACGCGCCCAGTCTCTCGAAGGGTGA
- a CDS encoding CBS domain-containing protein, whose amino-acid sequence MIIPRPIDPSIIKKIRKELGITQEELAKKAGVTQAYIAKLESGKVDPRLSTFNRILQALLDCKKAIPKAKDIMSSPVISVKPYEKVENVIKLMNFHNISQIPVISGNKVVGSVTERSLVRRSLEYEDIYERKVLEVMDEPFPIVNEDEDLEVVKYLLEEHPAVLVQDRTGKIVGIITRVDIFKGKTSTESL is encoded by the coding sequence ATGATTATACCCCGACCAATAGACCCGTCCATAATCAAGAAAATCCGGAAAGAGCTTGGAATAACCCAGGAAGAGCTTGCCAAAAAAGCAGGGGTTACTCAAGCGTACATAGCAAAGCTTGAGAGCGGTAAGGTTGACCCGAGGCTTTCAACATTCAACCGAATCCTGCAGGCATTACTGGACTGTAAGAAGGCTATTCCAAAGGCAAAAGACATCATGTCCTCCCCGGTCATCTCGGTCAAACCCTACGAGAAAGTTGAGAACGTGATAAAGCTCATGAACTTCCACAACATCTCTCAGATACCCGTTATAAGCGGGAACAAGGTCGTTGGTTCAGTGACCGAACGCTCCCTTGTCCGCAGGAGCCTTGAGTACGAAGACATCTACGAGAGGAAAGTCCTTGAGGTTATGGACGAGCCGTTTCCAATTGTGAACGAGGACGAGGATCTTGAGGTCGTCAAATACCTGCTGGAGGAGCACCCCGCCGTTCTGGTTCAGGACAGGACCGGCAAGATAGTGGGGATAATAACGAGGGTTGATATCTTCAAGGGCAAAACGAGTACGGAAAGCCTTTAA